In Dermochelys coriacea isolate rDerCor1 chromosome 10, rDerCor1.pri.v4, whole genome shotgun sequence, one DNA window encodes the following:
- the LINS1 gene encoding protein Lines homolog 1 isoform X2 has product MGDLAPLQELHRDVLIGTPLTKDSHDYASFLNPHVSPQDSSTRVNESHNQCIESPNWGTWSHQDSAVSDALALVTHDKSGSLANMNSSMFCSREMILLQLTLIKMMIAKVQSQETEFSKRQKYLDIITILLKETKIDSKLICLCNSSDKLLSHMASKSIASLVYFQLKKENTFNVTWLTFCLKTLSEFPKSDQVAECLWILRAIVRDILKDKDLRKADILKKVFTPLDTVLEGFYNSILSHHFNGCQDTSLYSKAANNLIEFIDFLEVLVSSRIQLESHFKCQRILFLNTSYILDLTYSSVHYLIKKKSIMLLKKCILYKAGEDFISGSLPTLSLEDPYLDKDMLALANVVLQAVNLGWLNQIPVSEKASYFGGSEAQPEDGIHSGPDQVILRALSLVLLKALEIKVQNSTKAAEIKDLQSFMSQLLIFLKKHLKSSQHFHPNVHPCEWLSMVFIEQDDDMLEATRSLLTVYFKFDRLWHDDAGNLCIEAEEDETWICLTHESGCNPHCIFLFFLKSIAFDSTVLLDFLISSETCFLEYFVRYLKLLREDWHHFVNVSNRFDIVSKRGVCVSFVTSSHQEKKICLTDESLENACSDQVQHTLVSLASSQKPSVPMEQQGDDQVVKPNKSNSLIWTDNTSALDCLQSLVNYDSSEDSELESVGKECLANMKQMPSNQGSTKIRETACMDANDKPHTLEPKVLPLKQKSSNPSSLMVCNMSPNNPVPVERMLLKSMKCLEELQKAISRLQRRNLFPYNPAALLKLLRQSIKA; this is encoded by the exons atgggAGATCTAGCTCCTCTCCAGGAGCTGCATAGGGATGTGCTGATAGGCACTCCTTTAACAAAGGACAGTCATGATTATGCGTCTTTCCTCAATCCGCATGTTTCACCACAAGATTCATCCACAAGAGTTAATGAGTCACATAATCAATGCATAGAATCTCCTAACTGGGGCACTTGGAGCCATCAGGACTCTGCTGTTTCAGATGCTCTTGCCCTTGTGACACATGATAAATCTGGTAGCTTGGCAAACATGAACTCTTCAATGTTCTGTTCACGGGAAATGATACTGCTCCAGTTAACCTTGATCAAGATGATGATTGCCAAAGTACAGTCCCAGGAAACTGAATTCAGCAAAAGACAGAAGTACCTTGATATAATTACAATTCTTCTGAAAGAGACCAAAATTGATTCAAAATTA ATTTGTCTATGCAATAGTTCTGATAAGCTGTTGTCTCACATGGCTTCAAAAAGTATAGCCTCCCTTGTATATTTCCAACTAAAGAAAGAG aataCGTTTAATGTCACCTGGCTCACTTTTTGTTTGAAGACTCTGTCAGAATTCCCTAAGAGTGATCAAGTAGCAGAATGTCTATGGATTCTTAGAGCTATTGTTAGAGACATTTTGAAAGATAAAGATTTGCGCAAAGCAG ATATACTGAAGAAGGTTTTCACTCCTCTTGATACTGTACTTGAAGGATTTTACAATTCCATTTTGTCTCATCATTTTAATGGCTGCCAAGATACTTCATTATATTCTAAAGCTGCAAACAACTTGATCGAATTCATAGATTTTCTTGAAGTTCTTGTCTCCTCAAGAATTCAACTAGAGTCACATTTCAAATGccaaagaattttatttttgaatacttcTTACATTTTGGACCTCACTTATTCATCAGTTCATTATTTAATCAAGAAGAAGTCCATTATGCTCCTTAAAAAATGCATCCTTTATAAAGCTGGTGAAGATTTCATAAGTGGATCATTACCCACTTTATCCTTAGAGGATCCTTATTTGGATAAGGATATGTTAGCACTGGCTAATGTTGTCTTGCAAGCTGTGAATTTGGGGTGGCTGAATCAAATACCAGTTTCTGAAAAAGCCAGCTATTTTGGAGGCAGTGAAGCTCAACCTGAGGATGGCATCCACAGTGGTCCTGACCAAGTAATCCTCAGAGCCTTGAGTTTGGTCTTACTAAAAGCTTTAGAGATCAAGGTCCAGAACTCTACTAAAGCAGCTGAAATAAAAG ACTTGCAGAGTTTCATGTCCCAGTTATTGATATTCTTGAAGAAACATCTGAAGTCTTCTCAACATTTTCATCCAAATGTACATCCTTGTGAGTGGCTTTCCATGGTCTTTATAGAACAAGATGATGACATGCTGGAAGCTACTAGATCATTGCTAACAGTTTATTTCAAGTTTGATAG GTTATGGCATGATGATGCTGGTAACTTGTGCATTGAAGCAGAAGAAGACGAAACCTGGATCTGCCTGACACATGAGAGTGGCTGTAATCCTCActgtatctttttatttttcctaaaaagCATTGCGTTTGATTCCACAGTTCTTCTTGACTTTTTGATTTCATCAGAAACCTGCTTCCTTGAGTATTTTGTAAGATATTTAAAACTTCTTAGAGAAGACTGGCATCATTTTGTCAACGTATCTAACCGCTTTGATATTGTATCTaaaagaggtgtgtgtgtttcttttgtcACCTCAtcccaccaagaaaaaaaaatctgtctgacTGATGAGAGTTTGGAAAATGCTTGTAGTGATCAAGTACAACACACTCTGGTATCTTTGGCTTCTTCCCAGAAGCCTTCTGTGCCAATGGAACAGCAAGGTGATGACCAAGTTGTAAAACCCAACAAGTCTAACTCATTGATATGGACTGATAACACATCTGCATTGGATTGCCTTCAAAGCCTTGTTAATTATGACAGTTCAGAAGATTCTGAATTGGAGTCAGTTGGAAAGGAGTGTTTGGCAAACATGAAGCAGATGCCTTCAAATCAAGGCAGTACAAAGATAAGGGAAACTGCTTGTATGGATGCAAATGACAAACCCCATACACTTGAACCTAAAGTGTTACCCCTAAAACAAAAAAGTTCTAATCCCTCGTCACTCATGGTATGTAATATGTCCCCAAATAACCCTGTGCCTGTAGAAAGAATGCTTCTCAAATCAATGAAATGTTTGGAAGAACTGCAAAAAGCAATTTCTAGGTTACAGAGAAGAAACCTATTCCCATACAACCCAGCTGCATTGTTGAAACTGTTGAGACAATCAATAAAAGCATGA
- the LINS1 gene encoding protein Lines homolog 1 isoform X1: protein MGDLAPLQELHRDVLIGTPLTKDSHDYASFLNPHVSPQDSSTRVNESHNQCIESPNWGTWSHQDSAVSDALALVTHDKSGSLANMNSSMFCSREMILLQLTLIKMMIAKVQSQETEFSKRQKYLDIITILLKETKIDSKLICLCNSSDKLLSHMASKSIASLVYFQLKKENTFNVTWLTFCLKTLSEFPKSDQVAECLWILRAIVRDILKDKDLRKADILKKVFTPLDTVLEGFYNSILSHHFNGCQDTSLYSKAANNLIEFIDFLEVLVSSRIQLESHFKCQRILFLNTSYILDLTYSSVHYLIKKKSIMLLKKCILYKAGEDFISGSLPTLSLEDPYLDKDMLALANVVLQAVNLGWLNQIPVSEKASYFGGSEAQPEDGIHSGPDQVILRALSLVLLKALEIKVQNSTKAAEIKADLQSFMSQLLIFLKKHLKSSQHFHPNVHPCEWLSMVFIEQDDDMLEATRSLLTVYFKFDRLWHDDAGNLCIEAEEDETWICLTHESGCNPHCIFLFFLKSIAFDSTVLLDFLISSETCFLEYFVRYLKLLREDWHHFVNVSNRFDIVSKRGVCVSFVTSSHQEKKICLTDESLENACSDQVQHTLVSLASSQKPSVPMEQQGDDQVVKPNKSNSLIWTDNTSALDCLQSLVNYDSSEDSELESVGKECLANMKQMPSNQGSTKIRETACMDANDKPHTLEPKVLPLKQKSSNPSSLMVCNMSPNNPVPVERMLLKSMKCLEELQKAISRLQRRNLFPYNPAALLKLLRQSIKA from the exons atgggAGATCTAGCTCCTCTCCAGGAGCTGCATAGGGATGTGCTGATAGGCACTCCTTTAACAAAGGACAGTCATGATTATGCGTCTTTCCTCAATCCGCATGTTTCACCACAAGATTCATCCACAAGAGTTAATGAGTCACATAATCAATGCATAGAATCTCCTAACTGGGGCACTTGGAGCCATCAGGACTCTGCTGTTTCAGATGCTCTTGCCCTTGTGACACATGATAAATCTGGTAGCTTGGCAAACATGAACTCTTCAATGTTCTGTTCACGGGAAATGATACTGCTCCAGTTAACCTTGATCAAGATGATGATTGCCAAAGTACAGTCCCAGGAAACTGAATTCAGCAAAAGACAGAAGTACCTTGATATAATTACAATTCTTCTGAAAGAGACCAAAATTGATTCAAAATTA ATTTGTCTATGCAATAGTTCTGATAAGCTGTTGTCTCACATGGCTTCAAAAAGTATAGCCTCCCTTGTATATTTCCAACTAAAGAAAGAG aataCGTTTAATGTCACCTGGCTCACTTTTTGTTTGAAGACTCTGTCAGAATTCCCTAAGAGTGATCAAGTAGCAGAATGTCTATGGATTCTTAGAGCTATTGTTAGAGACATTTTGAAAGATAAAGATTTGCGCAAAGCAG ATATACTGAAGAAGGTTTTCACTCCTCTTGATACTGTACTTGAAGGATTTTACAATTCCATTTTGTCTCATCATTTTAATGGCTGCCAAGATACTTCATTATATTCTAAAGCTGCAAACAACTTGATCGAATTCATAGATTTTCTTGAAGTTCTTGTCTCCTCAAGAATTCAACTAGAGTCACATTTCAAATGccaaagaattttatttttgaatacttcTTACATTTTGGACCTCACTTATTCATCAGTTCATTATTTAATCAAGAAGAAGTCCATTATGCTCCTTAAAAAATGCATCCTTTATAAAGCTGGTGAAGATTTCATAAGTGGATCATTACCCACTTTATCCTTAGAGGATCCTTATTTGGATAAGGATATGTTAGCACTGGCTAATGTTGTCTTGCAAGCTGTGAATTTGGGGTGGCTGAATCAAATACCAGTTTCTGAAAAAGCCAGCTATTTTGGAGGCAGTGAAGCTCAACCTGAGGATGGCATCCACAGTGGTCCTGACCAAGTAATCCTCAGAGCCTTGAGTTTGGTCTTACTAAAAGCTTTAGAGATCAAGGTCCAGAACTCTACTAAAGCAGCTGAAATAAAAG CAGACTTGCAGAGTTTCATGTCCCAGTTATTGATATTCTTGAAGAAACATCTGAAGTCTTCTCAACATTTTCATCCAAATGTACATCCTTGTGAGTGGCTTTCCATGGTCTTTATAGAACAAGATGATGACATGCTGGAAGCTACTAGATCATTGCTAACAGTTTATTTCAAGTTTGATAG GTTATGGCATGATGATGCTGGTAACTTGTGCATTGAAGCAGAAGAAGACGAAACCTGGATCTGCCTGACACATGAGAGTGGCTGTAATCCTCActgtatctttttatttttcctaaaaagCATTGCGTTTGATTCCACAGTTCTTCTTGACTTTTTGATTTCATCAGAAACCTGCTTCCTTGAGTATTTTGTAAGATATTTAAAACTTCTTAGAGAAGACTGGCATCATTTTGTCAACGTATCTAACCGCTTTGATATTGTATCTaaaagaggtgtgtgtgtttcttttgtcACCTCAtcccaccaagaaaaaaaaatctgtctgacTGATGAGAGTTTGGAAAATGCTTGTAGTGATCAAGTACAACACACTCTGGTATCTTTGGCTTCTTCCCAGAAGCCTTCTGTGCCAATGGAACAGCAAGGTGATGACCAAGTTGTAAAACCCAACAAGTCTAACTCATTGATATGGACTGATAACACATCTGCATTGGATTGCCTTCAAAGCCTTGTTAATTATGACAGTTCAGAAGATTCTGAATTGGAGTCAGTTGGAAAGGAGTGTTTGGCAAACATGAAGCAGATGCCTTCAAATCAAGGCAGTACAAAGATAAGGGAAACTGCTTGTATGGATGCAAATGACAAACCCCATACACTTGAACCTAAAGTGTTACCCCTAAAACAAAAAAGTTCTAATCCCTCGTCACTCATGGTATGTAATATGTCCCCAAATAACCCTGTGCCTGTAGAAAGAATGCTTCTCAAATCAATGAAATGTTTGGAAGAACTGCAAAAAGCAATTTCTAGGTTACAGAGAAGAAACCTATTCCCATACAACCCAGCTGCATTGTTGAAACTGTTGAGACAATCAATAAAAGCATGA
- the LINS1 gene encoding protein Lines homolog 1 isoform X8 has product MASKSIASLVYFQLKKENTFNVTWLTFCLKTLSEFPKSDQVAECLWILRAIVRDILKDKDLRKADILKKVFTPLDTVLEGFYNSILSHHFNGCQDTSLYSKAANNLIEFIDFLEVLVSSRIQLESHFKCQRILFLNTSYILDLTYSSVHYLIKKKSIMLLKKCILYKAGEDFISGSLPTLSLEDPYLDKDMLALANVVLQAVNLGWLNQIPVSEKASYFGGSEAQPEDGIHSGPDQVILRALSLVLLKALEIKVQNSTKAAEIKDLQSFMSQLLIFLKKHLKSSQHFHPNVHPCEWLSMVFIEQDDDMLEATRSLLTVYFKFDRLWHDDAGNLCIEAEEDETWICLTHESGCNPHCIFLFFLKSIAFDSTVLLDFLISSETCFLEYFVRYLKLLREDWHHFVNVSNRFDIVSKRGVCVSFVTSSHQEKKICLTDESLENACSDQVQHTLVSLASSQKPSVPMEQQGDDQVVKPNKSNSLIWTDNTSALDCLQSLVNYDSSEDSELESVGKECLANMKQMPSNQGSTKIRETACMDANDKPHTLEPKVLPLKQKSSNPSSLMVCNMSPNNPVPVERMLLKSMKCLEELQKAISRLQRRNLFPYNPAALLKLLRQSIKA; this is encoded by the exons ATGGCTTCAAAAAGTATAGCCTCCCTTGTATATTTCCAACTAAAGAAAGAG aataCGTTTAATGTCACCTGGCTCACTTTTTGTTTGAAGACTCTGTCAGAATTCCCTAAGAGTGATCAAGTAGCAGAATGTCTATGGATTCTTAGAGCTATTGTTAGAGACATTTTGAAAGATAAAGATTTGCGCAAAGCAG ATATACTGAAGAAGGTTTTCACTCCTCTTGATACTGTACTTGAAGGATTTTACAATTCCATTTTGTCTCATCATTTTAATGGCTGCCAAGATACTTCATTATATTCTAAAGCTGCAAACAACTTGATCGAATTCATAGATTTTCTTGAAGTTCTTGTCTCCTCAAGAATTCAACTAGAGTCACATTTCAAATGccaaagaattttatttttgaatacttcTTACATTTTGGACCTCACTTATTCATCAGTTCATTATTTAATCAAGAAGAAGTCCATTATGCTCCTTAAAAAATGCATCCTTTATAAAGCTGGTGAAGATTTCATAAGTGGATCATTACCCACTTTATCCTTAGAGGATCCTTATTTGGATAAGGATATGTTAGCACTGGCTAATGTTGTCTTGCAAGCTGTGAATTTGGGGTGGCTGAATCAAATACCAGTTTCTGAAAAAGCCAGCTATTTTGGAGGCAGTGAAGCTCAACCTGAGGATGGCATCCACAGTGGTCCTGACCAAGTAATCCTCAGAGCCTTGAGTTTGGTCTTACTAAAAGCTTTAGAGATCAAGGTCCAGAACTCTACTAAAGCAGCTGAAATAAAAG ACTTGCAGAGTTTCATGTCCCAGTTATTGATATTCTTGAAGAAACATCTGAAGTCTTCTCAACATTTTCATCCAAATGTACATCCTTGTGAGTGGCTTTCCATGGTCTTTATAGAACAAGATGATGACATGCTGGAAGCTACTAGATCATTGCTAACAGTTTATTTCAAGTTTGATAG GTTATGGCATGATGATGCTGGTAACTTGTGCATTGAAGCAGAAGAAGACGAAACCTGGATCTGCCTGACACATGAGAGTGGCTGTAATCCTCActgtatctttttatttttcctaaaaagCATTGCGTTTGATTCCACAGTTCTTCTTGACTTTTTGATTTCATCAGAAACCTGCTTCCTTGAGTATTTTGTAAGATATTTAAAACTTCTTAGAGAAGACTGGCATCATTTTGTCAACGTATCTAACCGCTTTGATATTGTATCTaaaagaggtgtgtgtgtttcttttgtcACCTCAtcccaccaagaaaaaaaaatctgtctgacTGATGAGAGTTTGGAAAATGCTTGTAGTGATCAAGTACAACACACTCTGGTATCTTTGGCTTCTTCCCAGAAGCCTTCTGTGCCAATGGAACAGCAAGGTGATGACCAAGTTGTAAAACCCAACAAGTCTAACTCATTGATATGGACTGATAACACATCTGCATTGGATTGCCTTCAAAGCCTTGTTAATTATGACAGTTCAGAAGATTCTGAATTGGAGTCAGTTGGAAAGGAGTGTTTGGCAAACATGAAGCAGATGCCTTCAAATCAAGGCAGTACAAAGATAAGGGAAACTGCTTGTATGGATGCAAATGACAAACCCCATACACTTGAACCTAAAGTGTTACCCCTAAAACAAAAAAGTTCTAATCCCTCGTCACTCATGGTATGTAATATGTCCCCAAATAACCCTGTGCCTGTAGAAAGAATGCTTCTCAAATCAATGAAATGTTTGGAAGAACTGCAAAAAGCAATTTCTAGGTTACAGAGAAGAAACCTATTCCCATACAACCCAGCTGCATTGTTGAAACTGTTGAGACAATCAATAAAAGCATGA
- the LINS1 gene encoding protein Lines homolog 1 isoform X7, with protein MASKSIASLVYFQLKKENTFNVTWLTFCLKTLSEFPKSDQVAECLWILRAIVRDILKDKDLRKADILKKVFTPLDTVLEGFYNSILSHHFNGCQDTSLYSKAANNLIEFIDFLEVLVSSRIQLESHFKCQRILFLNTSYILDLTYSSVHYLIKKKSIMLLKKCILYKAGEDFISGSLPTLSLEDPYLDKDMLALANVVLQAVNLGWLNQIPVSEKASYFGGSEAQPEDGIHSGPDQVILRALSLVLLKALEIKVQNSTKAAEIKADLQSFMSQLLIFLKKHLKSSQHFHPNVHPCEWLSMVFIEQDDDMLEATRSLLTVYFKFDRLWHDDAGNLCIEAEEDETWICLTHESGCNPHCIFLFFLKSIAFDSTVLLDFLISSETCFLEYFVRYLKLLREDWHHFVNVSNRFDIVSKRGVCVSFVTSSHQEKKICLTDESLENACSDQVQHTLVSLASSQKPSVPMEQQGDDQVVKPNKSNSLIWTDNTSALDCLQSLVNYDSSEDSELESVGKECLANMKQMPSNQGSTKIRETACMDANDKPHTLEPKVLPLKQKSSNPSSLMVCNMSPNNPVPVERMLLKSMKCLEELQKAISRLQRRNLFPYNPAALLKLLRQSIKA; from the exons ATGGCTTCAAAAAGTATAGCCTCCCTTGTATATTTCCAACTAAAGAAAGAG aataCGTTTAATGTCACCTGGCTCACTTTTTGTTTGAAGACTCTGTCAGAATTCCCTAAGAGTGATCAAGTAGCAGAATGTCTATGGATTCTTAGAGCTATTGTTAGAGACATTTTGAAAGATAAAGATTTGCGCAAAGCAG ATATACTGAAGAAGGTTTTCACTCCTCTTGATACTGTACTTGAAGGATTTTACAATTCCATTTTGTCTCATCATTTTAATGGCTGCCAAGATACTTCATTATATTCTAAAGCTGCAAACAACTTGATCGAATTCATAGATTTTCTTGAAGTTCTTGTCTCCTCAAGAATTCAACTAGAGTCACATTTCAAATGccaaagaattttatttttgaatacttcTTACATTTTGGACCTCACTTATTCATCAGTTCATTATTTAATCAAGAAGAAGTCCATTATGCTCCTTAAAAAATGCATCCTTTATAAAGCTGGTGAAGATTTCATAAGTGGATCATTACCCACTTTATCCTTAGAGGATCCTTATTTGGATAAGGATATGTTAGCACTGGCTAATGTTGTCTTGCAAGCTGTGAATTTGGGGTGGCTGAATCAAATACCAGTTTCTGAAAAAGCCAGCTATTTTGGAGGCAGTGAAGCTCAACCTGAGGATGGCATCCACAGTGGTCCTGACCAAGTAATCCTCAGAGCCTTGAGTTTGGTCTTACTAAAAGCTTTAGAGATCAAGGTCCAGAACTCTACTAAAGCAGCTGAAATAAAAG CAGACTTGCAGAGTTTCATGTCCCAGTTATTGATATTCTTGAAGAAACATCTGAAGTCTTCTCAACATTTTCATCCAAATGTACATCCTTGTGAGTGGCTTTCCATGGTCTTTATAGAACAAGATGATGACATGCTGGAAGCTACTAGATCATTGCTAACAGTTTATTTCAAGTTTGATAG GTTATGGCATGATGATGCTGGTAACTTGTGCATTGAAGCAGAAGAAGACGAAACCTGGATCTGCCTGACACATGAGAGTGGCTGTAATCCTCActgtatctttttatttttcctaaaaagCATTGCGTTTGATTCCACAGTTCTTCTTGACTTTTTGATTTCATCAGAAACCTGCTTCCTTGAGTATTTTGTAAGATATTTAAAACTTCTTAGAGAAGACTGGCATCATTTTGTCAACGTATCTAACCGCTTTGATATTGTATCTaaaagaggtgtgtgtgtttcttttgtcACCTCAtcccaccaagaaaaaaaaatctgtctgacTGATGAGAGTTTGGAAAATGCTTGTAGTGATCAAGTACAACACACTCTGGTATCTTTGGCTTCTTCCCAGAAGCCTTCTGTGCCAATGGAACAGCAAGGTGATGACCAAGTTGTAAAACCCAACAAGTCTAACTCATTGATATGGACTGATAACACATCTGCATTGGATTGCCTTCAAAGCCTTGTTAATTATGACAGTTCAGAAGATTCTGAATTGGAGTCAGTTGGAAAGGAGTGTTTGGCAAACATGAAGCAGATGCCTTCAAATCAAGGCAGTACAAAGATAAGGGAAACTGCTTGTATGGATGCAAATGACAAACCCCATACACTTGAACCTAAAGTGTTACCCCTAAAACAAAAAAGTTCTAATCCCTCGTCACTCATGGTATGTAATATGTCCCCAAATAACCCTGTGCCTGTAGAAAGAATGCTTCTCAAATCAATGAAATGTTTGGAAGAACTGCAAAAAGCAATTTCTAGGTTACAGAGAAGAAACCTATTCCCATACAACCCAGCTGCATTGTTGAAACTGTTGAGACAATCAATAAAAGCATGA
- the LINS1 gene encoding protein Lines homolog 1 isoform X5 has product MGDLAPLQELHRDVLIGTPLTKDSHDYASFLNPHVSPQDSSTRVNESHNQCIESPNWGTWSHQDSAVSDALALVTHDKSGSLANMNSSMFCSREMILLQLTLIKMMIAKVQSQETEFSKRQKYLDIITILLKETKIDSKLNTFNVTWLTFCLKTLSEFPKSDQVAECLWILRAIVRDILKDKDLRKADILKKVFTPLDTVLEGFYNSILSHHFNGCQDTSLYSKAANNLIEFIDFLEVLVSSRIQLESHFKCQRILFLNTSYILDLTYSSVHYLIKKKSIMLLKKCILYKAGEDFISGSLPTLSLEDPYLDKDMLALANVVLQAVNLGWLNQIPVSEKASYFGGSEAQPEDGIHSGPDQVILRALSLVLLKALEIKVQNSTKAAEIKADLQSFMSQLLIFLKKHLKSSQHFHPNVHPCEWLSMVFIEQDDDMLEATRSLLTVYFKFDRLWHDDAGNLCIEAEEDETWICLTHESGCNPHCIFLFFLKSIAFDSTVLLDFLISSETCFLEYFVRYLKLLREDWHHFVNVSNRFDIVSKRGVCVSFVTSSHQEKKICLTDESLENACSDQVQHTLVSLASSQKPSVPMEQQGDDQVVKPNKSNSLIWTDNTSALDCLQSLVNYDSSEDSELESVGKECLANMKQMPSNQGSTKIRETACMDANDKPHTLEPKVLPLKQKSSNPSSLMVCNMSPNNPVPVERMLLKSMKCLEELQKAISRLQRRNLFPYNPAALLKLLRQSIKA; this is encoded by the exons atgggAGATCTAGCTCCTCTCCAGGAGCTGCATAGGGATGTGCTGATAGGCACTCCTTTAACAAAGGACAGTCATGATTATGCGTCTTTCCTCAATCCGCATGTTTCACCACAAGATTCATCCACAAGAGTTAATGAGTCACATAATCAATGCATAGAATCTCCTAACTGGGGCACTTGGAGCCATCAGGACTCTGCTGTTTCAGATGCTCTTGCCCTTGTGACACATGATAAATCTGGTAGCTTGGCAAACATGAACTCTTCAATGTTCTGTTCACGGGAAATGATACTGCTCCAGTTAACCTTGATCAAGATGATGATTGCCAAAGTACAGTCCCAGGAAACTGAATTCAGCAAAAGACAGAAGTACCTTGATATAATTACAATTCTTCTGAAAGAGACCAAAATTGATTCAAAATTA aataCGTTTAATGTCACCTGGCTCACTTTTTGTTTGAAGACTCTGTCAGAATTCCCTAAGAGTGATCAAGTAGCAGAATGTCTATGGATTCTTAGAGCTATTGTTAGAGACATTTTGAAAGATAAAGATTTGCGCAAAGCAG ATATACTGAAGAAGGTTTTCACTCCTCTTGATACTGTACTTGAAGGATTTTACAATTCCATTTTGTCTCATCATTTTAATGGCTGCCAAGATACTTCATTATATTCTAAAGCTGCAAACAACTTGATCGAATTCATAGATTTTCTTGAAGTTCTTGTCTCCTCAAGAATTCAACTAGAGTCACATTTCAAATGccaaagaattttatttttgaatacttcTTACATTTTGGACCTCACTTATTCATCAGTTCATTATTTAATCAAGAAGAAGTCCATTATGCTCCTTAAAAAATGCATCCTTTATAAAGCTGGTGAAGATTTCATAAGTGGATCATTACCCACTTTATCCTTAGAGGATCCTTATTTGGATAAGGATATGTTAGCACTGGCTAATGTTGTCTTGCAAGCTGTGAATTTGGGGTGGCTGAATCAAATACCAGTTTCTGAAAAAGCCAGCTATTTTGGAGGCAGTGAAGCTCAACCTGAGGATGGCATCCACAGTGGTCCTGACCAAGTAATCCTCAGAGCCTTGAGTTTGGTCTTACTAAAAGCTTTAGAGATCAAGGTCCAGAACTCTACTAAAGCAGCTGAAATAAAAG CAGACTTGCAGAGTTTCATGTCCCAGTTATTGATATTCTTGAAGAAACATCTGAAGTCTTCTCAACATTTTCATCCAAATGTACATCCTTGTGAGTGGCTTTCCATGGTCTTTATAGAACAAGATGATGACATGCTGGAAGCTACTAGATCATTGCTAACAGTTTATTTCAAGTTTGATAG GTTATGGCATGATGATGCTGGTAACTTGTGCATTGAAGCAGAAGAAGACGAAACCTGGATCTGCCTGACACATGAGAGTGGCTGTAATCCTCActgtatctttttatttttcctaaaaagCATTGCGTTTGATTCCACAGTTCTTCTTGACTTTTTGATTTCATCAGAAACCTGCTTCCTTGAGTATTTTGTAAGATATTTAAAACTTCTTAGAGAAGACTGGCATCATTTTGTCAACGTATCTAACCGCTTTGATATTGTATCTaaaagaggtgtgtgtgtttcttttgtcACCTCAtcccaccaagaaaaaaaaatctgtctgacTGATGAGAGTTTGGAAAATGCTTGTAGTGATCAAGTACAACACACTCTGGTATCTTTGGCTTCTTCCCAGAAGCCTTCTGTGCCAATGGAACAGCAAGGTGATGACCAAGTTGTAAAACCCAACAAGTCTAACTCATTGATATGGACTGATAACACATCTGCATTGGATTGCCTTCAAAGCCTTGTTAATTATGACAGTTCAGAAGATTCTGAATTGGAGTCAGTTGGAAAGGAGTGTTTGGCAAACATGAAGCAGATGCCTTCAAATCAAGGCAGTACAAAGATAAGGGAAACTGCTTGTATGGATGCAAATGACAAACCCCATACACTTGAACCTAAAGTGTTACCCCTAAAACAAAAAAGTTCTAATCCCTCGTCACTCATGGTATGTAATATGTCCCCAAATAACCCTGTGCCTGTAGAAAGAATGCTTCTCAAATCAATGAAATGTTTGGAAGAACTGCAAAAAGCAATTTCTAGGTTACAGAGAAGAAACCTATTCCCATACAACCCAGCTGCATTGTTGAAACTGTTGAGACAATCAATAAAAGCATGA